The following proteins come from a genomic window of Montipora foliosa isolate CH-2021 chromosome 2, ASM3666993v2, whole genome shotgun sequence:
- the LOC137993532 gene encoding uncharacterized protein, translating to MDFFDAQKSCNDEDTDENNDENQTSEESTSTEGQVSESLNIYACACADGMFEQEREMQYLQTWLWSDVPNEPSRDFGPCDRFWTQLALRSFLLPTSPPGTA from the exons ATGGACTTCTTTGACGCCCAAAAAAG CTGCAATGATGAGGACACTGATGAGAACAATGATGAGAACCAAACAAGTGAGGAATCGACTAGCACGGAAG GCcaggtatcggagagcctgaacatttacgcatgcgcatgtgctgacggaatgtttgaacaagagagagaaatgcagtacctccagacgtggctcTGGAGCGACGTACCAAACGAgccatcccgggatttcggcccgtgcgatcgcttttggacgcaatTGGCCCTTCGcagctttctgctaccgacctcgcctcccggtacggcatga